From one Octopus bimaculoides isolate UCB-OBI-ISO-001 chromosome 1, ASM119413v2, whole genome shotgun sequence genomic stretch:
- the LOC128249661 gene encoding mitochondrial mRNA pseudouridine synthase Rpusd3-like yields MLPLVLNPRHLTKCGNHLLKALFPPPPHYPTKARFCNITQRRWIHTREIGACLSSSQDINIGANLYQTPDLACNSSYRYHSSFRSERKEDFSSLKMTRFMENILNHVIYEDDDVVAINKPSGVTVFGQKVREHEDEKGYCLPIFADSEPDPNLCLADIMPLLRRHFKSPALTIVHSIKMFYSGVLLLAKHKTGKDKMMQSLDRAKSLGTFYQSYLAITVGIPKQDAPTKSSYYLKQENIQDRVLSLPTEAASKNLRKSGKIQRIEVQTTILKKNEVLNCALVRLDTVKDKWQCLEVYCTTQLCHVLGDYLYSGRVGKVFGVPVLLEPHFANVGKQKLPEELKAAMKLKRTRPGQMPLYLHRAKVDLTQMKSSKPVLSIVAPFPDHFLETLQKLQLEYSFDDIFDTKTK; encoded by the exons ATGTTACCACTAGTATTGAACCCGCGTCACCTTACTAAGTGTGGTAATCATCTCCTGAAAGCcttatttcctcctcctcctcactaccCGACAAAAGCACGCTTCTGTAATATAACACAGAGGAGATGGATTCACACGAGAGAAATTGGTGCGTGCCTTTCGTCTTCTCAAGACATCAACATTGGTGCGAACCTTTACCAAACACCGGACCTTGCTTGTAATTCTTCCTACAGATATCACAGTTCATTCCGTTCTGAACGTAAAGAAGACTTCAGTTCTCTCAAAATGACTCgatttatggaaaatattttaaaccacGTTATTTACGAAGAtg aTGATGTCGTTGCCATAAATAAACCCAGTGGAGTCACAGTTTTTG GTCAGAAAGTCCGTGAACATGAAGATGAGAAAGGTTATTGCCTCCCGATATTTGCTGATTCGGAACCAGACCCCAATCTTTGTCTGGCTGACATAATGCCACTTCTTAGAAGACATTTCAAATCTCCTGCCCTCACCATTGTCCACTCAATCAAAAT GTTCTACAGTGGAGTGTTGTTGCTGGCCAAACACAAAACTGGCAAGGACAAAATGATGCAGTCTTTAGACAGAGCCAAGTCTCTGGGCACATTCTACCAGTCTTACTT AGCTATAACTGTTGGAATACCAAAGCAAGATGCACCTACCAAGTCAAGTTATTACTTAAAGCAAGAAAATATCCAAGACAGGGTTTTG tCGCTGCCAACTGAGGCCGCTTCCAAAAATCTGAGAAAAAGCGGGAAAATCCAGAGAATAGAAGTTCAAACTACAATACTGAAGAAGAACGAGGTGTTAAACTGTGCCTTAGTGAGACTTGATACTGTGAAAG ATAAATGGCAGTGTTTAGAGGTGTACTGCACCACACAGCTGTGCCATGTGCTGGGAGACTACCTGTACTCCGGACGAGTCGGAAAAGTATTTGGTGTTCCAGTACTCCTGGAACCTCATTTCGCAAATGTTGGCAAACAG aAACTTCCTGAAGAACTGAAGGCAGCCATGAAATTGAAGCGAACCAGACCTGGCCAAATGCCTCTCTATTTACATCGTGCTAAAGTTGATCTTACCCAAATGAAATCTTCAAAACCTGTCCTGTCTATTGTGGCACCATTTCCAGATCATTTCTTAGAGACTTTACAAAAACTTCAACTAGAATATTcctttgatgacatttttgatacaaaaactaaataa